The sequence aaggaaaatctgAACCCTGGAGCTACtgcaatattttgtcttttagttTGGAGTCCCAGGGAAAAAGAAACAGGCACCCAAAATACTGTGCACAGTTTCTAGACATTGTTGCTTATGAAGCTGAATTAATTTAGTCACAGATAAAAGTCTGTAGGAGGGGGAAGAACAAGAAGTAAAGGACTCCATGAGCACAGAGCTCCCCATAGCTTATCACTAAAACCGAGCTCTCACCGATTTGACTTCCTGAGCAGTCAGCTGGCCAATCCCCAATCTTTTCAAAGCTTTGTCTAGCTGGTGAAGTACAGTGCTGTGTTTATTCAGACGGTATCTCAGCAAAACAGAGGGTAGGTGAGGTGTGAGAAGCATGGCCCGGCTCAAGGCTTTCTGTGACACGGCAGCACACAAGGACAGGGTTCACATACTAATCAATTAGGGAGGCTCAAGGTAAGTAAGGgctgggagggaagaaaaaaagacccaAAGGACTTACCAGGTGTGCAGTAGAAAGATGAGACACGGCCAAGGGATAGACAGAAAAACATGTCCTCAAAGGCAGCAGATCATTTATACACGGTGGATCACCATTCTGAACCTTGCAAAATCAAGAGTGGTAATGGTTAAATTCTGACATTGTACCTGGGAGGAGAGAAATGGGATCCTCAGTGACACCCCTCCATCTATTGACATCCCTGTCAATCTGTTCTGTGCCAGTTTCAGCGAAATTTTGGGAATCTGCTTCTAGAAAAGGTGAACCTGGAATATACCTTGATATATAGCTGTGTAAAATGCCACTGATGAACTGGATTTGGGATCAACGGGATGGCCTTTTCCAAACAGCTAAGGATCTTTGGATGGGACTGTTTTCGTCGAGCATGGTAGATGTCTAAGAATTCCTGCTGCTGCTTTGAGGTCCAGAAATGATGGATCAGCAGTTGCCGGGGGTAAAAGTacctaaaagcaaaaatattagtATCAGTTTATCAAAAACTAAAGCTTTCAGAAGA comes from Sarcophilus harrisii chromosome 5, mSarHar1.11, whole genome shotgun sequence and encodes:
- the LETMD1 gene encoding LETM1 domain-containing protein 1 isoform X6 — protein: MVKCLFLGIISIPPFANYLVFLLMYFYPRQLLIHHFWTSKQQQEFLDIYHARRKQSHPKILSCLEKAIPLIPNPVHQWHFTQLYIKVQNGDPPCINDLLPLRTCFSVYPLAVSHLSTAHLKALSRAMLLTPHLPSVLLRYRLNKHSTVLHQLDKALKRLGIGQLTAQEVKSACYLRGLDSTHLAEDWCRFWLAQWLYFSCSLKNTEMSLLLHAVVLFSTNYPGTRHLGSC
- the LETMD1 gene encoding LETM1 domain-containing protein 1 isoform X5 encodes the protein MLLADAKKARRIKTFMSQKKVMFHQLSYRDMEHLRQFRQDMVKCLFLGIISIPPFANYLVFLLMYFYPRQLLIHHFWTSKQQQEFLDIYHARRKQSHPKILSCLEKAIPLIPNPVHQWHFTQLYIKVQNGDPPCINDLLPLRTCFSVYPLAVSHLSTAHLKALSRAMLLTPHLPSVLLRYRLNKHSTVLHQLDKALKRLGIGQLTAQEVKSACYLRGLDSTHLAEDWCRFWLAQWLYFSCSLKNTEMSLLLHAVVLFSTNYPGTRHLGSC